In a genomic window of Meiothermus sp. CFH 77666:
- a CDS encoding AbrB/MazE/SpoVT family DNA-binding domain-containing protein gives MKRTLITLGNSTAVTLPPDFLEQNNLKAGDLVEVENTEQGLLIRPPRAVASDFEQALRTVLARYRETLRRLAAHDRGEDPA, from the coding sequence GTGAAGCGCACCTTAATCACCTTGGGCAACAGCACAGCCGTCACTTTACCACCAGACTTCCTCGAGCAAAACAACCTGAAAGCGGGGGATCTGGTCGAGGTAGAAAATACCGAGCAGGGCCTGCTGATTCGCCCGCCCCGAGCGGTCGCTTCCGACTTTGAACAAGCCCTACGAACGGTGCTGGCGCGTTACCGCGAAACCCTGCGTCGCCTGGCCGCTCACGACCGGGGTGAAGACCCCGCATGA
- a CDS encoding type II toxin-antitoxin system death-on-curing family toxin, translated as MSRWLTLGEVLLLHDLALELDGGDPGVLDLGKLESALAQPQAGFKETLFHPTLPDQAAAYLFHISQAHAFNDGNKRTAVLAALTFLELNGLSPTIGQDELFELALEVAQGNLSKEQIAHRLVAGET; from the coding sequence ATGAGCCGCTGGCTGACCCTGGGAGAAGTACTCCTGCTGCATGACCTTGCGCTCGAGCTAGACGGGGGCGACCCCGGCGTACTGGATTTGGGCAAACTCGAGTCCGCCCTGGCCCAACCGCAGGCTGGCTTCAAAGAGACCCTTTTCCACCCCACCTTGCCAGATCAAGCCGCAGCTTACCTGTTTCACATTAGCCAGGCTCACGCCTTCAACGATGGCAACAAACGAACGGCGGTGCTGGCCGCCCTCACCTTTTTAGAACTCAATGGGCTTTCCCCCACCATTGGCCAGGACGAGCTTTTCGAGCTGGCCCTGGAGGTAGCCCAGGGGAACCTTTCAAAAGAGCAAATTGCCCATAGACTGGTAGCGGGAGAAACCTGA
- a CDS encoding aminotransferase class IV, with protein sequence MKYAHINGTIVEHTQATLHISDLGLRRGYAVFEFFRILRGVPVFLEDHLERFENSARLLELEVPYSRDTLEGYILELIRMNHLEQGGIQMLLTGGYSEDAFTPSRPNLVIAPIAVNPPPPHLYEQGGKVILHQNLRELPEAKTTDYLVAVRLARRVRAEGATEVIYHDGQWVSEGGRSSLSVIKNGVLITAREGVLPGITRRHLLQVAKPLLPIEERTIALEELFTADEVLLTGATRQVMPITRIEDRPVGSGQVGPYARALMAAFQKHLEAYLNQRAIQRETSGSKGI encoded by the coding sequence GTGAAGTACGCCCACATCAACGGAACGATTGTCGAGCACACCCAGGCCACCCTGCACATCTCGGATCTGGGCCTGCGGCGGGGCTACGCTGTGTTCGAGTTTTTCCGCATTCTGCGGGGGGTTCCGGTTTTTCTGGAAGACCACCTCGAGCGCTTCGAGAATTCCGCCCGGCTTTTGGAGCTCGAGGTGCCCTACAGCCGCGATACGCTCGAGGGCTACATTCTGGAGCTTATTCGGATGAACCATCTGGAGCAGGGTGGTATCCAGATGCTCCTGACAGGCGGCTACTCCGAGGACGCCTTTACCCCCAGTAGGCCCAACCTGGTCATCGCCCCCATTGCGGTCAACCCACCCCCGCCCCACCTCTACGAGCAGGGCGGCAAGGTGATTCTGCACCAGAACCTGCGCGAGCTGCCCGAGGCCAAGACCACCGACTACTTAGTAGCGGTGCGCCTCGCCCGGCGGGTGCGGGCCGAGGGAGCCACCGAGGTGATTTACCACGACGGGCAATGGGTCTCGGAAGGGGGCCGCAGCAGCCTTTCCGTCATCAAGAACGGGGTGCTGATAACCGCCCGGGAAGGGGTCTTGCCGGGCATCACCCGCAGGCACCTGCTGCAGGTGGCAAAGCCCCTTCTGCCCATCGAGGAGCGCACCATTGCCCTCGAGGAGCTGTTTACCGCCGACGAGGTGCTCCTCACGGGCGCCACCCGGCAGGTCATGCCCATTACCCGGATCGAGGACAGGCCCGTAGGTAGCGGCCAGGTGGGGCCTTACGCCCGGGCTTTGATGGCGGCTTTTCAGAAGCACCTGGAAGCCTACCTGAACCAACGAGCAATACAACGCGAAACCTCCGGCTCTAAGGGCATTTGA